DNA sequence from the Falco peregrinus isolate bFalPer1 chromosome 1, bFalPer1.pri, whole genome shotgun sequence genome:
ctcattcTTACCCGTACGATTCTCTCCCCTATCCcactggggtggggagggggtgagcAGCTATATGGGGacttggttgccagccggggttaaaccacatCACCTTCATCTTGGCCTCTGCACCTAGCTAGAGTGCAGGGccagctgcatccctgcacTGGGGAAACAACCCCTTTGTGTGCGCCAGCATCCACTCTGTCCCTCTAGCACCATCTTCCCAGAAAGAGCTGGTAATCAAAGAGATCACTAGGCTGGAAGATCAGTGGCCTTGTTTCAGTCCTAGAACAACCTGTCCTGATAAGCATTTCGGTGGCTGGGGAGCTCTAGATGACGTCCATCTATCCAGAACCATTTCCAACCCAAAGTGAACCtgtaaattttctgttcttaagaGATGGGTAGAGGCCAGGGAAGGGGACTTACAGGGCATCAGGGATGAAGCTCCCAGCCACATGTAAGTGCTATATGTTATAAtgaaaatcttcatttttccaGGGAAGAGAGGAGCTCCAAGCAGCACCCTCAAGCTTTTACATCAGCAGCCAAACATCTGTGATTCTCGGCAAAGAGAAAGGATGATACTATTAAAAACATTGCTGAGTCTGGATGAATCCTGTCAAGCTCTTGGTTTCATCTACAGATACATGAAACACTAGAGAAACAGGACTTTTAGACTGTCTACCACGTTGTGGTACCACTTCCCAACATCAGAGATCACCAAGCAGGCCACTGTTCAGGCTGCTGCTCACATGCCAGTCAGAGAATATAATTGCAGGAATACTTGATAAAGAGTTTAAAATGTTCTCTTCCATGGTCTCCACTAACTGGAAGTTTATTAACAGACCCTTTGGGGGGTTGGGCGGGGGGAAGACAACTTACATAATCTTTCCAACAGGAATTTGAGATTCCAGAGAGACAAATGCAGCCAGTTGTTTTATTGCAAATTTATAGTACTTCATCTCTCTATTTCAAACAGATAAAGGTGGATATCAAAATGAAGTGTTTCCAACACCATGCTCGTGACTCCAGAGGCCCAGGTATCCTCTCAATGCAGAGctcaatgaagaaaaaaaaaaaagaagtttaggTCCTGCTGCTACTCTTTATAGATTATGGAGGGCATTTCCCAGATAGAGTATTTCATGTGGGACACAGGACTTGCACACAGATAGCCAATATCAACATACGGGTTAGGGACAGGTTTCTacttttcactgcagaaaactgAGGCAACAGAACCtcttgagaaaaggaaaatattcagtCTACTGAATACAGCCTACTATATTCAGTAGACGGAAGTTACCAGTCTTGATGTTAGCTGGAAGCAAATCCTTGTCAACATACAGAATTGCTGTTGTGCAACTTAAACCAGTCTGACTTATAGCACAAATCCAACTTAAAGATTGTTGTAATTTCATCGTTTCTCCAGTTTTTTGTACTTggcttctgcagaaggaaaaaataacaatattttagGACTAGATAAGTAAAAGCTTTGAATCCTGTAAGCTGCTATACATCTTAAAATTCAAGTTAATTTACAGTAACACTCAGGGTCACACTTTATTACAGCATTTAGGCAAATATAATTGTacaataaatttttttaagagcCAGGTGCTTGTCAGACAACTAATACTTGGGTTCCTGGTGGAACTGTATGAATCCCTCTATCTGCAGAATTAAacatttgtctttaaaatttgGGTCAGTGCATATTGTAAAAGACAAATCAAGCCTCACTAATAAGTTGTAGTTCAATAACACCTGTACTTGTCCACCTCCATAAACTTGTTATATTAATCTTTTCCCAACACTTACACTTCACATAAGATGTTCATTGCTCAAAAGCGGCACAGGCAACTTGGCAGCTCATATTTAAGTAGAGGAGATTTGCCTTTTTAAATCCCCTTGCAAGGGACTATGCTGCTAGGTAGTAACAGTAGAGGACAACATTTACCAAGTTTTTTGGAATATGCGTCCAATTTATAAGCTGCCTGCTCCAGAGCTGCAACCTGTTCCTCAATTAGGTTGATTTGTTCCAGATATGGCTGAAGAGCAGCATcttgaaaaaggagaaaaatcataCCTGTCAGTTCTCAGTAATTCACTTCCAAGAATGATTCACACTTGAAACACAAGAACTTTTCATTACATTCTTCAATTAGAACAATTTAAaagctccttccttcccccgCCCCAAAATCAAGTGTCAGTACTGAGAGCCATGTACTGGCTACAAGTAACAATACAATGTGAATCAAAAGAGGTGTTACTTTCCATCAGATCCAAAATCTGGGGTAAAACAGGACATAAATTCAGACGTGTTTTCTCTTATGCTAGTCTACATCATGTGTATAGCTGTAAAGAAATACACAAGATCGGTACTGTATAGCAGCACATCtatttcagtgcattttctttccttcatcccCTAATAAAGAGTGAAATATATGACTCTCAGATGCTTCATTTCCCAAACAACTGTACTGTTCGTTAGACCTCTACCTTATTCGGTCTACTTACATTTTTGATTTAAATCCTTCAGATTTCTACTGATGTTTATAGCAATATCTTTCATTTCTAGGTACTTCAAGCTAGTCAGCTTATTCATGTTTTCCAAGAGTTTGTAGTCTTCACTGGTGGCTTAAAAAGAACAgagtttgttttaattaaaagttgaTGTGGTTTGAATTGGGTGCAGACTCTTCAAGAGGACAAAGAGATTTCAAACCAGTAGCTGAACATAACCAAGAATAGTATCACAGGTATTAGTATAATGCTCTACAAAAAGAGAGGTAATGTTTTGTGAATTGTAAAAATCAATTGGACTGATGAACAGCTATTCGCTtgcaatttgaaagaaaaaattactgtttcctCACATTTCTACTCTTATTCTGTCATTTAAACACTTATGTTTACAAAGCTGACAGCACAAATCCAGACTGGAAATCTGTACCATAAACCCTTCAGGTCCATGCACATCAGTAGTGCTGTGGAGTGCTTTCGAAATTAGAGCCTATGGAATCCACTAACTTGAGCAGTGTACTTTGCTCCCATTAATGTTGCACAGCAGTTTATTCTAAAGCATGAATGTTAGAAATCACGCATATGATCCTTGCTCTCACTCAGAGACAAAATAGCTGCATGCGTTCCACTCTCTACTGTGCTTCTCTTCTAGTCCTTCTTAACCTAGAccccttttgtttgtttggttttccatGCACAAGCTTCTGCAAGActaaaaagaagtatttttaagttGATGATATCCCGCTGAATTATCTGTGCTATTCCCGGACTTAATTAATATGATTAATACCAGTGTTGTTAGTCGTCTAGCAACATGCCAGACCTGAAAAGCCAGTCTTGCTGGATATGATCTAAATAGGTATAGTTTAGACAAACTACACAACAGATTTCtttataagaaaatgaaaagaaataaaaacttacCCGCAGGTCAGTATTGCAGTGCCTTACCTGTAAGTTCACCTGTTAAATAAGTGGCCATTTTGTTGAACATGTCTTTACAGAGTTCATTGATGTCTGCCTCTGCTGGTTCCTTAGCTTCCTCTGCTGTTTCAACAGCGGGATCCTCTGATCAGGGTACAGGCATGACAGGGTTAGGGAAAAGTTGGCAGGTACAGAAACACACCATCAAGATTGCATGGGCccgtttttttccccttaaaattGACTACACCTGCTTCCCATACAGGTTGTCTACCCTACTGAGGGGTAACAAACCTAGGCGGCTTCCTTAAGTAGCATcaagattatttcaaaataagacTTTAGGAAGCATTTAAGAGGAGACAGGCACCTGGCCAGACCACACTTTCAAGTATCAGCCATCTCCCATGCTTCAACGACAGGAAAGGAATCTGGGGACCACTTCTGGGTGACGGGCACAAGGCTACTGATGTGTATTTGTAGTCGCTGATTCAGAATAGAAGAACCGTCCCCCGGCCCGTTTCAGGAGGGGCCACAGGTCCCCGCCTGTGGAAAGCGACAACCGCCGCCTTTCTGCTGCAAGCCCCTTTCTGCCACGGCTGCCTCTGCTCCGCTCCCCGCGGCCCCTCTCCCTCAGCCCGACGGGTCGCCCTTCCCTTCGCCGGCCGCTTGTGCCAGCTGGAATGCGAAGCTGCCCCGAGGCCGCGGCTCCCGGCAGGCGGCGCGGGGGTCGGCAGGCTCACGGGGGCGAGCCTCCGCCGGGCTCCGGGGGAGCCGCCCGCCGGCCGAGAGGCAGGACGCCATGGGCCCGCTCCGCACCGGCCCGCActccccccgccgcggggcggcCGCTGCtccgccggcccggcccggcccgcccctcGTCGCGCCGGCAGCAGCGAGCGGGCCGCAGCCCAGCGGCCAAGGGCCTACCTGGAGACCCCGACCCCGGCCCCGACCCCGGCCCCTTACGCTTGGCGGGCCGCGCGGCAGCCTCCAGCAGACCCTCCGTCGCGGTCGCCATGGCAACAGGCCCCCTCCCGCGGCGCCCGCTTCCGCCCTCGACCCCGCGCaaggccgcggccccgcccctcGCCGACCGGCCGCATGCGCGCCTGCgggcgggacggggcggggcgggcgctgGCGTCAGCTGCAGGAGTAAGCGGCTTTCATCGCGGCAGGAGAAAGACAAACCGCGGTGTAAAAACGAGTTTACGTTCCACCAGGTGTAAAAGGCAGCGaggcagcacagaagcagcGCGGGTTGCGCTTGGCGTGGCTGCGGTGCCGGTTTCATCGTTTCCCTCTAACACCACGACTGAACCATCCATTGCAGGAGCACCAGAAGCACTTCCGCACTGCAGACCAGTTCCAAGCGGTGTCGCTCGCCCGGCCCTCAGGGAGACTCCAGCCTTCTGTTTGACGGCGTTTTCCTTCGGCTTACCCGGTCCCCTTGCACCTGAGGGTCTTGATGCAGCTTaaaaacagctctgcttttgctaGTGGTGTGGAGACAACTGCCAACACGCTGTACTCTGTCCTGGGGCAGCTGTGCTTAAGTGTTGCTGTAGTTGCCACAGCAATGtctacagggtttttttagtccATACTGTTAGTAGCACTATATATAGATAGTGCAGCTAAGCATTAAGTCTGTTAAAAAGATTTGCCGTTGCTAAGcctacaaatatttatttaaaaaaaaaaaagggggggggtgtTTACTCCCCTCCTTTGAAGTAGTAAATATATTTTGGGAGGGGGGTATTGTTTCAGTTgctgtggtggggtttttttacagtacaACAGTATATATTTCTCACTCTTCTCACATGAGCTGCCTTACACCACTGCTGTTCACTTTTTAATCAAGCAAAAGTTGTTTCTACAAATAGCTTCCATTGAGAAGCTACTAGAAGTATAACTGTTCTTGCTTGATAAGAAGCACTTGTTCCCTGTACTGACTTCAAACGCATCTCCAACATGCTGTGAATGGTCTCTGGCTCTCTGATGATCAATGCCTAAACACCATCATCACCTTATACCATTTGTGATGGAGAAGCTCAcatgtttcaaaagaaaatgcttcccTTTTATATAGGAAATGTTCAGTTGGCCACAGAAGAATAATGCTTTACAATATATAGTTCAATATGTACTTAAGGAATTATGAGAATTATATTCTCTTACCAAAAAATCACTTATGCAATGTACATTCATGCATTTCTTCTTAGAAATCAAAATCATACAACCATGCAGAGATAATGCTCCAGAAACAAGGGGACAGGGTTCCCATCTAAAGTCCAGTGAAGTCAGTTGAAATCTTTTGGCAATCTCCAGCAGGCCCTAACAAGCTTTGCAGTTCCAAGACCAGAGAAGCTGCAGGGCAAGGCAACACAGGAGCCTATGTGAACTTTCTCATAAACCGGAGTTTTGCATAGGCAACAATAAGGAAGATAACAGTCATACAGAAGAGAGCCACTATGTTTTCCCACATTTCCCAGCTGGTAGGTGAGATTCCTTGGCTGCACAGGTATGCTTCACCAGAACACCTGCAGAAAAGCATGGGACAGAAGTTGGTATTACTATGTGGTGCATGTCTTCAGGTGTCCTGTTCCACAAAGATCCTTCTCCCCTCAATTCTGCAAAACAGGTGCCAAAAATATAGTAACTTCATAATCTATCACTAAAAAAAGCTTAAGGGACAAACCTAGATCTCTGGTTGTCATAGTTTTTCAGTAGTATCCTAATTGTTTATAGATAGCTGGCAATTTATGAGTAAGCCTCAGAACCACATTAAACCGTGGTAAGTACAAAAGCATTAGTTTCACACAGCAGTCACTGGGTGTCCATAGCAGGAGTTTGGGGTCCAAAAGCTGTGGAAACAGTGCTCTAGCACTGTTCCTGCAATAACCTGAGTTTTCCAGCCCTCCAGCATGTGTCATGAAATACATGCATTGCTACAGCTTAAGGTATCAGTAGTCAAAGAGTATTTCAAATGGGGCAATAGCACTAGGAAGATAGCTTGGCGCTCTGCTATATCTACAGAGAGCTTAGTATTTATGAACAAGCTCTGAGGGGCAGGCATGATCGCAGGTTTGCTGCATCCCTACAACTTTGTAGCTGCCCACACATTGCATTTCTATTGCTAAGTGACCCTgggcttctttaaaaaaagaagacaacCAAACTGATAAGCCAGGGCTAGGTTAtcaaaaacaaaatttaatgTAGCTCATCTGCCTATTTTTAGGAGTAAAGTTTCATCCCTACTTCACTCTTGGATAATTATGAACTTTTACTATAT
Encoded proteins:
- the BLOC1S2 gene encoding biogenesis of lysosome-related organelles complex 1 subunit 2; translated protein: MATATEGLLEAAARPAKQDPAVETAEEAKEPAEADINELCKDMFNKMATYLTGELTATSEDYKLLENMNKLTSLKYLEMKDIAINISRNLKDLNQKYAALQPYLEQINLIEEQVAALEQAAYKLDAYSKKLEAKYKKLEKR